In Helianthus annuus cultivar XRQ/B chromosome 9, HanXRQr2.0-SUNRISE, whole genome shotgun sequence, the following are encoded in one genomic region:
- the LOC110874527 gene encoding transcription factor LAF1 yields the protein MKCKSSVNLIPNHKKGLWSPDEDEKLRDYILNHGLGCWSSVPINAGLQRNGKSCRLRWTNYLRPGLKRGMFTAHEDQIILTLHSTLGNKWSQMSRHLPGRSDNEIKNHWHSYLKKKLVKSDTSNEDSSSVSSLKSVTSSPESSPHMDNLSTAGKIQPKILFADWISPAIDNSDELSVSGDVDVIYPPWSSQGTTIKEGSRVSNLNLSNEVDMESDLNDLIIEENIYSYLNLNDVNMYNWDDLYSASTTPSQSSSRSL from the exons ATGAAGTGCAAGTCATCAGTGAACCTAATTCCAAACCACAAAAAGGGTCTATGGTCACCTGATGAAGATGAAAAACTAAGAGATTACATCCTTAACCATGGTCTTGGCTGCTGGAGTTCTGTCCCCATTAATGCTG GATTGCAACGGAATGGAAAGAGTTGCAGGCTAAGATGGACTAACTATCTACGGCCAGGATTAAAGCGAGGAATGTTCACTGCACATGAGGACCAGATCATCCTGACTCTTCACAGCACTTTAGGCAATAA GTGGTCTCAGATGTCGCGGCACTTGCCAGGAAGGAGTGATAATGAGATAAAGAATCATTGGCATTCTTATTTAAAAAAGAAACTTGTCAAATCAGACACATCGAATGAAGATTCCTCTTCTGTTTCTTCTTTGAAATCAGTTACTTCGAGCCCCGAGTCATCTCCACACATGGACAATTTGTCAACCGCCGGTAAAATCCAGCCAAAGATTCTATTTGCTGACTGGATTTCACCGGCGATTGATAATTCCGATGAATTATCAGTTTCCGGGGATGTGGATGTAATATATCCTCCTTGGAGCTCTCAAGGAACAACTATAAAAGAGGGATCAAGAGTGAGTAATCTGAACCTTAGCAATGAGGTAGATATGGAAAGTGACCTTAATGATTTGATAATTGAAGAAAATATATATTCATATTTGAATCTTAATGATGTAAATATGTATAATTGGGATGACTTATACTCGGCTTCAACAACCCCAAGCCAATCTAGTTCAAGATCTTTATAA